The sequence CGTGATCCGTGTGAGGTCTCCGAAATCGAGAAGGCCGCGTTCCCGCTTGAGCGACTGGTAGGCGGTCCGACAGGCGTCGAACCATGTGGCGGCAATCCCGGTGAGTTCGCAGGCGCGTGCGCGAAGGCTCTCTTCGCGGTCCTCCTGGAATGCGTGGAAGAGTTCCAGGACCTCGGCCTTCGCACCGTCTTCCCAGTCGCCGGCTCTTCCCTTCCCTCCGGGCCTCGGGTCGGCGGACGTTCGGGACAGTATCCGCGCTCCGGCAGCAGCCCCGAGTGCTTCCGCGGCCTCGAGCTCGTGCTGAAGTGTCCGAACATAGCCAAGGAGACGATCCTCCGGGTTGGTGCATCGGGGAATCAGGGCGTCGATCGCATCCAGATGGCGGCGATGCACGGCGACCAGATCTTCCGAAGAGACGGGTTCCGGGGCCGGAGGCAGGGGGCGTCCCGACATGAAGTCCTTCGCCATCTTCCGCAGAGAAGCGGGGCGGACGCCGGCGTCGGCCAGCATCCGCAGGCCCTCCGCATCGGGAAGATGGCCGGGACTCAACGCGATCCGAATGGCCTCCTCCTTCAGCGCCTGCTGCGCGGTGTCGTCCGCCACCGCGAAGCCGGGTGGAACTCCGGCCTCCAGCGCAAAGTCGGAGAGGAGGGTCCGGCAGAAGGAATCGGTGGTGCCGATACAGGCCCGGTCGAACTCATCCAGCGCGGCGGCCGCCCAGTTCTCTTCGCGGCGTGCTCCCAGCTTTTCGCGAACCCGCGCCGACAACTCCGCCGCCGCCTTTCTCGTGAAGGTGATGACGGCAATGCGGGACAGCAGCATTCCCGATTCCAGGTGGGCGAGGACACGGTCGGTGAGGAGGGTGGTCTTCCCGGTTCCGGCGCCTGCTTCCACCGTGAAGGTTGCGCCGGTTTCCCGGATGATGCGTTCGCGGATTCTGCCGTCGGGCAGCGTCACTTGCTCACCGGTTCCTCTCCGCGAACAACGGCGTGGTGTTCGGCAAGGGCGGGGTCGGTGGCCTTGCGGCGGGCGCGCGCGCCGGGGGACGGGCCGCACGCGGGGGCGAGGTCTTGCGAGCAACAGGTGTCGCCCGGTACGGAAGCGAACCAGCCGCGCCGGACGCAGTCGAGCGCGTGCCCCAGACAGCGCGTCAGTTCCGGGCGCAGGCGCTCGACCTCTTCGCCGTCAAGGCCGCGATCGGCGAACTTCCCGTTGGCCGGACGATGCCGGTACTCGGCGCGCTCAACGCGCGCGCCCAGAAGGTCACCGACGGCATCCATGTAAAGCGGAAGCTGAAGTCCGACCCGGCTGCGCCCTCTGACTTTCGTTCGAAGCCCCTCGGGCTTTGTGCGGGCCTCCCCCGTCTTGTAATCCACAATGCGAAGGACTCCGTTCTTCGCCCGGTCGATTCGATCGACACGCCCCTTGAGCCGCAAGTCCTTTGCACCCGTGAGGCGGAGAGTGGCGGCGTCTTCGGTGGACATGGGGTCCGCGTCGCGTCGGGGGATGTCCGTACCGAACGAGAGTTCGAAGTGGGTCGGCACCGGGGCCGGGCGGTCGCGGGACAGGCACTCGCGGACCACGGATTCGGCCAGCGTGGCGGCCACTTCGCCTGCCGCAATGTCGTGGAGAAGGTGACGGGATCCGGAGGCTCCCTTCACAAACTCGCGCCGGTGTTCGCGTGCGATTCGGTCGGCTTCTTGATGTGCCGCGCGCAGTCGCTCCGGCGTGAGAGGGAGCTGTTTCTTTTCGGCGAGAGCACGGTAGAGATCCGCAGCCATGGCGTGGAAGAGCTGGCCTCGGCTTCGCGCGTCGGGGTCGTCGTCGTCGGGTTCGGGCGGGCGCAGCTTCAGGACATCGCGTACGAGGAATGCGAACGGGCAGTCCAGCAGTCGCTCCAGCGAGGTGGGGCTCCACCTCGTCCGGGCGCCGAGGAATCGATGGCGGATGGCGTCGAGGACGGGGCCGTCCGCCAGTACGGCGTCGTGGGCGGTGAGTGTTCCCCCGCGCCAGCGTTCGTTCGCGGCGCGGAGCGCATTGGCGAGATACGGGGCGTTGCCGTCCCGCAGAATCCGCGCCAGTTCCGAAGCGCCCGGCTGCGTGTCGGGTGTGCGAAAGAGGGTGAGCGCGAGGTCCGTCGGGTCGGTGGGGTACCGCTCGCGGAGTGCGCGGTCTTCTGCCGGAGCGTGGAGGCTGAAAGCGGGATCTTCGCGTGATATCCCGACTCCCGCTCGCGCGGACACAATATCGAGCAGAATCCCGGAGGGGTTCCGCACTTGGCCGCCTTCGGTGGCTCGTGCCGACCACGAGAAGACGGCGCGGCCGGAGGCGGCCTCCAGCGCGAATCGCGCCAGAAGAAGATCTTCCACCAGGACATCTTCCCGGCGGGCCAGTGTCCGCCCCTTGGACTCGAAGACATGGTTGACGCGCTCGCGGGTGGACTCGGGAAGGAGGGGGTCGCCCGGGCGGGGAGGGCGGATGGCTTTCTCCACCAGGCCCGTGTAGAACACGAAGGGACGCGTGACGGCGCGCGCCGCGTCAGCGCGCACCAGCAGGACGGCGGCCGTGTCCGGGTCATCCGGAGTGGGGCGGTAGAGCGTGGAGTGGAGCGTCGCGCGGAGCTCCCGCAGGAAGTCGACGGGAGAGGCCTTCGCATCTCCGTGGACCATCTCGATCGTCAACAGGCAGTTCTCGACGAACGGCGCAGGGTCGCAGTGGTGCCGCGCACGGTAGAGATTGCGGAAGGCCTCGTTCGCATCGGGCCAGTTTCGGGCGGACGCGAGTGAGCGCAGTGGCTCCTGGATGCGGGCGACCTCGTCAGGGAAGTCGACGGCCGCTCGCGCCGCTTCGCCCGGTCCGGAGGCCGCCATGCGTGCCAGCGCGATGGCGGCGCGTCCGGGGGGCGTTGCGGAGGCGGGGATGCCCGCGCGGTCGTGCAACGGGATTCCCGCCCGGGAGAAGAGGGAGTGAAAGAGCGCTGGAGACGGTCCGGCGGGCGGCACCACGATGAGAAAGTGATCGAAGGAGTGCCCGTGCGTCTCCACCTCCCGGCGAATCCTCCGGGCGACCGCGCGTACCTCGGCGTCCTCCACCGGGCAAGTGAGGAGTTCCAGACACTCCGGCCCCGGGTCGGTCACGACCGGGATCTCGAATACGCTTTCGTGGTAGGTGAGTGGGGGCGAAGGCGGGATGGGGTCGAGATAGACCGGGTCCGCCTTCGCTGTGCCCGCGTCGATCAGTCGCTGGGCGGCGGCGCCTCCGGGAGCCCCCGGCCCGGGAACAAGCAGCGTGACGGACCGGGATACGGATGCCGCATCCAGGACGGCGTGCTGGAGCGGCGTCAGGTTGTGGAAGCCGAAGAGAAGCAGGGCCTCGCGGTCGCCGTCCGGGCGGGCACGCAGGATTCGGGCCGCGGTGGCTTCCCGGCTGTGAGTGTCGTGAAAGCCGTCCCGGTCGAGGCGGGAGAGTACCTCCCGGTAAAGCCCCAGCAACCCGCGCCCCACCCGGTCGGTCAGCGTCCCGGCCAGCGCGTCCGGGTCGAGCCGGGCCTCCATCAGATCGCGAAGCGCCGCCGCCGCGAGTCGCGCGAGTCCCGGCGTGTCGGCGGCGCGCTCCAGCGGGCCGTCCGGGCTTGTTCCGCTCGCCGCGAGATCCGCACAGGCGCGGGCCACCACGCGCTCGAATCCCGCCTCGTCGAGGCGTCGACCTCCTTCTCCGAGAATCTCCGGCAGTGCGATCGAATCGACCCACGCGGCCCAGGTGGTCACCTCAATCCCAAGGAAGCCGCCCGTACGCGCCGTCAGGTCGCGGCGCACTTCGGCGCGAACCAGATCCCCGGGAGTGACGAGGCGGACGCGCGCCAGAGGGTCTTCGCCCCGGAGCCTCTTCAGTATGTCAGGGAGAATCGTTCGAAGCGTGCCGAGGTCCGGGGCCGCAAACAGGTTCAATGCGTCTCCGGCGATCCAGGGGTCTCGTGGCTGCGAAGCGCATCCAGAAACGCGTTCAGTGCTTCCAGCGTCTTCCGGTCCGGGACACCGGTTTCCTCCAGATGGTGATCCGACTGGAACTCCTGGACGGTGGCGAGAAGGTCCGCCGACAGCACGGGGGATCCTCCCTGGCTTCCGTACCCGGCATCTTCGAGTTTCTTCCGGAGCTTGAGGAAGGTGCGCGGGCGGAGAATCTTCGCGCGCTGTCCTTCGATGTCGGAGATCTTTCCCCGTTCCAGTATCCCGGATGCGGTGTGATACGCGTAGTCGCCTTCGCCCAGCCAGCCGTCTCCATCGTCGGTGTCCAACAGGAGGATCCGGCTGCCGGTGAGAAGGATGTCTCCACGGATGGTCCCGGACTTTGAGGTTCCCCCGCTCCAGGGAATCCCCCGGCCGCCCGCGGTCACCATCGGCGAAGAGGAGAGCGCCCGTCGGTGGATGTCGCGTGCGACGGGGCGGAAGAGCCAGTGCCACGCCTCTCCGTCCAGCGGTTCGGACGCGTCAGTGGGGAGCGGCGTGTGGGCGAGTTCGGAATAGGGAAGGAGGGCAAGATCGACGGGGCGCAGACCGGTCCGTGTGCGTGCATGGGCAGCGGTGAGCGATTCGTGAACGGGAAGCCGGGCGAGTCCCATGGCGAGACCGATGAGAGACCGGTCCGAATAGCGGGAGACGCGGAAGCCCCGCACCTCCTCCGGGCTTCGCCATGTGGGCCCCGGCGACCAGCCGGGCGATTCCAGAATGCGGGGGGAAGCGCTTCCTCCGGCGACATTGACGGCGGCGGCAAACCGACCCGTTCCCCACGACGGAAGGATGCCGGGCGCGGGTCGGCCGGGAAGTTCGTGCAGTTCGAGCGTCCAGCGGTTCTTTCCCCAACGGATACGATCGCGGGTCCATACGGAAGCGGTCTCGTCCGGAGTGAGTTCCGCCCAGTGGATCTCGGCGGACTCCAGACCGCATTCCGCGGGACTGGCGATGAGTGCGGACGGGAGGCCGCGTCCCTGAACGCGGACATCGGGAAACTCCGTGCAATAGACGGGAATGCCGTCCTGTTCCGCCTCGACCACCAGATAGAGTTCCACGGGAGAAGCGCCGCTGACATCGAAGCCGTGGTGGTCTGCGTGGGAACGGGATTCCAGCCCGACGATGTAAGCGCTCAAGAACTCCAGCTTCTCCGGGTTCACGGGAGGGGGTGTTCCCTGCGCGGCCATGGCGGGGAGTAGGCCGGGCAGGGTGGTGGCGAGCAGGAGGAGCAGCGGGATGGCACGGCAACCACTCAGCGGTCCGGCCGCGGTGCGCGTCTTGGCAGAAGTCATGCGAAGGAACTCCATCGTGTCGGATTCAGGGAGGGGGCGGCCCCTCTTGTGCGAACAGTTCACCGATGGTCTTCGTCGGACGGTCCCGCGTCAAGCATCCTCCACTGGACGGACCGGCAAACTTCCCGCAGGGTACGCATTTTCCGAGAGGGAGGAGAGTCGTGATCCGGACTTGTGCGCTTGCCGTGACGCTGTGCGGTCTTGTCGTGCTTCCCGTTCGCGCGGAGATCCTCGACACCGTGAGCGGTGGAGCACCGGTGGACTCCGGATACGCTGCGCAAGTGGAAGGTCGACTCGGAGCCACCGGAGGGAACAGCGATCTGACGGATCTGTCGCTCTCCGGGACCGTGACCTGGCGCGAAGGACGGGATGCGGTTCGCATGATGGCCGCGGCGGATTTCGCGGTGTCTGGTGGCGAGACGGTTCGGAACGCGTCCATGGGACATCTTCGCCACAATCGCGATTTTGCGGATCGGTTCGCCTCCGTGCTGTTCGCACAGATTCAGCGCGACCCCATGCAGAGTCTCACGGTGCGCTTCCTGCTGGGGGCGGGGGTGCGATTCGATGTCCTCCGCGAGGACAGGCGAACGCTTTCGGTGGGTCTCACACCGATGCTGGAAACGGATCGCATTGAAGACGGCGGGCAGGACACGATCGTGCGCGTGTCTTCATTCTGCCGGGCGGAAGTTCCGCTGGGCGAGCGTGCCACTCTCGACGGCACCGTCTTTCTCCAGCCGGGCGCTGCAGACCCCGGAGATGCGCGGGGGATGCTGTCCGCGTCCGTTCGATCTCCCCTGTCGGAGCGGCTTTCGCTGGTGTTGCGTCTGAAGATGGCCTGGGATTCGGAGCCACCGCCGGATGTGGAAAGCACCGACTGGAATCTCCGCGCGGGCTTCGCCTTCCGTATGTGACGCTGGTCTTCCGCGTCGGTGGCGGGTATATGAGAGACTCCCCGGGAGCGAACCCTCCCTCCACCATCCTTCCCGAACGAGAGCGGCAATGTGGGGCGGCCCAAGTGGTTAGCGATAGCACTTCTAGCGAGTTCGAGCATTCTCACTTCCGTTGTCGCGGAGTCCGGGCCCACCCCGACCGGCACCGGCACGATGCGCATTCACGCGACTCGGTACGGCGTGGGGTGGCGTCTGGCCGGACGCGCGGGCGGGGGGCGCTTCGAGGTGGGCACCTCCGCGGCAAGCGGGCGTCGGCTGCACGCGGGGTTCAAACTGGCGACGCGTCGAGGGGCGTGGTCGGTGGGTGCGCTGTCGGTCACGAATCTCACCTCGGGCCGGGGCTGGGGTTCGCCGCTCAGTCGTCGGGGGGCGGCGCGGGCGGCGCGGATTTCCTCTGCCGGAACGGTGCGCGGTGCGGCGGGGAGCGTCCTCCTGGGGCGCGTGCAATGCGAGGCCCACGCGGGGCGTGACACGGACGACGAGTCGCGTCTGGCGCTTCGCCTCTCGTTCCGGGGCGCGGAGATGGCCGTATCGAGCCGGGGAGACTCCGCGCAGGCCATGGGGGCGTGGGCCG is a genomic window of Gemmatimonadota bacterium containing:
- a CDS encoding PD-(D/E)XK nuclease family protein — translated: MNLFAAPDLGTLRTILPDILKRLRGEDPLARVRLVTPGDLVRAEVRRDLTARTGGFLGIEVTTWAAWVDSIALPEILGEGGRRLDEAGFERVVARACADLAASGTSPDGPLERAADTPGLARLAAAALRDLMEARLDPDALAGTLTDRVGRGLLGLYREVLSRLDRDGFHDTHSREATAARILRARPDGDREALLLFGFHNLTPLQHAVLDAASVSRSVTLLVPGPGAPGGAAAQRLIDAGTAKADPVYLDPIPPSPPLTYHESVFEIPVVTDPGPECLELLTCPVEDAEVRAVARRIRREVETHGHSFDHFLIVVPPAGPSPALFHSLFSRAGIPLHDRAGIPASATPPGRAAIALARMAASGPGEAARAAVDFPDEVARIQEPLRSLASARNWPDANEAFRNLYRARHHCDPAPFVENCLLTIEMVHGDAKASPVDFLRELRATLHSTLYRPTPDDPDTAAVLLVRADAARAVTRPFVFYTGLVEKAIRPPRPGDPLLPESTRERVNHVFESKGRTLARREDVLVEDLLLARFALEAASGRAVFSWSARATEGGQVRNPSGILLDIVSARAGVGISREDPAFSLHAPAEDRALRERYPTDPTDLALTLFRTPDTQPGASELARILRDGNAPYLANALRAANERWRGGTLTAHDAVLADGPVLDAIRHRFLGARTRWSPTSLERLLDCPFAFLVRDVLKLRPPEPDDDDPDARSRGQLFHAMAADLYRALAEKKQLPLTPERLRAAHQEADRIAREHRREFVKGASGSRHLLHDIAAGEVAATLAESVVRECLSRDRPAPVPTHFELSFGTDIPRRDADPMSTEDAATLRLTGAKDLRLKGRVDRIDRAKNGVLRIVDYKTGEARTKPEGLRTKVRGRSRVGLQLPLYMDAVGDLLGARVERAEYRHRPANGKFADRGLDGEEVERLRPELTRCLGHALDCVRRGWFASVPGDTCCSQDLAPACGPSPGARARRKATDPALAEHHAVVRGEEPVSK
- a CDS encoding peptidoglycan-binding domain-containing protein encodes the protein MTSAKTRTAAGPLSGCRAIPLLLLLATTLPGLLPAMAAQGTPPPVNPEKLEFLSAYIVGLESRSHADHHGFDVSGASPVELYLVVEAEQDGIPVYCTEFPDVRVQGRGLPSALIASPAECGLESAEIHWAELTPDETASVWTRDRIRWGKNRWTLELHELPGRPAPGILPSWGTGRFAAAVNVAGGSASPRILESPGWSPGPTWRSPEEVRGFRVSRYSDRSLIGLAMGLARLPVHESLTAAHARTRTGLRPVDLALLPYSELAHTPLPTDASEPLDGEAWHWLFRPVARDIHRRALSSSPMVTAGGRGIPWSGGTSKSGTIRGDILLTGSRILLLDTDDGDGWLGEGDYAYHTASGILERGKISDIEGQRAKILRPRTFLKLRKKLEDAGYGSQGGSPVLSADLLATVQEFQSDHHLEETGVPDRKTLEALNAFLDALRSHETPGSPETH
- a CDS encoding DUF481 domain-containing protein encodes the protein MIRTCALAVTLCGLVVLPVRAEILDTVSGGAPVDSGYAAQVEGRLGATGGNSDLTDLSLSGTVTWREGRDAVRMMAAADFAVSGGETVRNASMGHLRHNRDFADRFASVLFAQIQRDPMQSLTVRFLLGAGVRFDVLREDRRTLSVGLTPMLETDRIEDGGQDTIVRVSSFCRAEVPLGERATLDGTVFLQPGAADPGDARGMLSASVRSPLSERLSLVLRLKMAWDSEPPPDVESTDWNLRAGFAFRM